Proteins co-encoded in one Enterobacter sp. R4-368 genomic window:
- a CDS encoding iron ABC transporter permease: MSGRFLLGGLLLVMLMLLSMMTGARFYSLSQLTQALLHADPTSAVDIIIRTSRLPRTVLAVGVGAFLAVAGALMQALTRNPLASPGLFGVNAGAALLIVLAGSFFAIGDPWITLLLAFSGACATGTLVWFTSKVSNGQLNPLRLVLAGVAITALCNAFTQAILVIDQESLDTMLFWLAGSLAGNDVQLVYPMLLPGALLVVAACFFAGQMNVLNAGEEIARGLGLNIALVRLLASMLVVGLAGCAVALAGNVGFVGLMVPHMARQLFGSDLRYTLPACALLGALLLLAADIAARVVILPQELPVGVMTALMGAPFFILLAQRRGNHAG; the protein is encoded by the coding sequence ATGAGTGGGCGTTTTCTGCTCGGCGGCCTGCTACTGGTAATGCTGATGTTGCTCAGCATGATGACCGGCGCGCGGTTTTATTCACTCAGCCAACTGACGCAGGCGCTGCTGCATGCCGATCCCACCAGCGCGGTGGATATTATTATTCGCACCTCGCGCCTGCCGCGCACAGTGCTGGCTGTTGGCGTTGGTGCATTTCTCGCCGTGGCGGGGGCGTTGATGCAGGCCTTGACCCGCAATCCGCTGGCCTCGCCGGGGTTGTTTGGTGTCAATGCGGGCGCGGCGCTGTTAATTGTGCTGGCGGGCAGTTTTTTTGCCATCGGCGACCCGTGGATCACGCTGTTACTGGCGTTTAGCGGTGCCTGCGCCACCGGCACGCTGGTGTGGTTTACCAGTAAAGTCAGCAACGGGCAGCTTAATCCGCTGCGGCTGGTGCTGGCGGGTGTGGCGATCACTGCGCTGTGCAATGCCTTTACCCAGGCCATTCTTGTTATCGATCAGGAAAGTCTCGACACCATGTTGTTCTGGCTGGCCGGTAGCCTTGCGGGCAATGACGTACAGCTCGTCTACCCGATGCTGCTCCCCGGTGCGCTGCTGGTGGTTGCCGCCTGCTTTTTCGCCGGGCAGATGAACGTGCTCAACGCCGGAGAAGAGATTGCCCGTGGGCTGGGGCTGAACATTGCGCTGGTGCGTCTGCTGGCGAGCATGCTGGTAGTGGGGCTGGCGGGTTGCGCCGTGGCGCTGGCGGGAAATGTCGGTTTTGTCGGCCTGATGGTGCCGCATATGGCGCGCCAGTTATTTGGCAGCGACCTGCGCTATACGCTTCCGGCCTGCGCGCTGCTCGGCGCGTTACTGCTACTGGCCGCCGACATCGCCGCGCGGGTGGTTATTTTGCCCCAGGAGCTGCCGGTCGGGGTGATGACCGCACTGATGGGCGCGCCGTTTTTTATCCTGCTGGCGCAACGCAGGGGGAATCATGCCGGATAG
- a CDS encoding iron-siderophore ABC transporter substrate-binding protein, whose amino-acid sequence MMKNELAFSLSRRRSLQALLLCSVSPLLFAKPGVPRAVSLFQGATDSLAALGVTPCGIVESWAEKPVYRYLRPQLSGVPQLGLETQPALEKIALLQPDIIFASRFRHQDVAPLMAKIAPVTLLDDVFEFKKTLTVVAQKMALTSSAAQLLEHWDARIATLRSLLQQRFAGQRAPQVSVIEVRPDHIRSYVANSFPGSVMSEVGFAWNVQAMQAHSASLRFSSMENIPLLDADLFFILLRANSPAITRQYHALTAHPLWQQLRAVKTRQLWEVDSVPWSLSGGILGANQILRDVEQALNRGRV is encoded by the coding sequence ATGATGAAAAACGAACTCGCTTTCTCTCTTTCGCGCCGACGCAGCTTACAGGCGCTACTGTTGTGCAGTGTCTCACCATTGCTGTTTGCCAAACCCGGCGTACCGCGCGCGGTTTCTCTGTTTCAGGGGGCCACCGACAGCCTGGCCGCGCTGGGCGTTACGCCCTGCGGCATTGTTGAATCCTGGGCGGAAAAACCGGTGTATCGCTATTTGCGCCCGCAGCTTTCCGGCGTGCCGCAACTGGGGCTGGAGACGCAGCCTGCGCTGGAAAAAATCGCGCTGCTGCAACCCGATATCATTTTCGCTTCCCGCTTTCGCCATCAGGATGTCGCGCCGCTGATGGCGAAAATCGCACCTGTTACGCTGCTCGACGATGTCTTTGAATTCAAAAAAACGCTGACGGTGGTGGCGCAAAAAATGGCCCTGACCAGCTCCGCCGCACAACTCCTTGAGCACTGGGATGCGCGTATCGCCACGCTGCGCAGCTTGCTGCAACAACGTTTTGCCGGGCAGCGTGCGCCGCAGGTGTCGGTAATTGAAGTGCGCCCCGATCACATTCGCAGCTATGTGGCGAACAGCTTTCCCGGCTCGGTGATGTCTGAAGTGGGATTTGCCTGGAATGTGCAGGCCATGCAGGCGCACAGCGCGTCGTTGCGCTTTTCCAGCATGGAAAATATCCCGCTGCTGGATGCCGATCTGTTTTTTATTTTGCTGCGGGCCAACAGCCCGGCCATCACGCGACAGTACCACGCCCTCACCGCGCACCCGCTGTGGCAGCAACTGCGCGCGGTGAAAACGCGGCAACTGTGGGAAGTGGATAGCGTGCCGTGGAGCTTATCCGGCGGCATTCTTGGCGCCAACCAGATCCTCCGTGATGTTGAACAGGCACTCAACCGGGGGCGCGTATGA
- a CDS encoding TonB-dependent receptor, translating into MALLFASPLYAQDAKNSDDELIVTATRTDGSRNDSPQVIKVISEKEIAQQRQITSDTSQILSNLLPSFSPSRQKMSGSGETLRGRTPLVMIDGIPQSNPLRPTGREMHTIDASMIERIEVIKGANASNGVGATGGVINIITKRAKPGTVNQHVSVETTTPTAEFNRDTLSYKTNYSINGSEEYIDYLFALSYEDQGLFKDANNHAIGVDNTQGDLMDSRAWDLLAKVGYWLDNDQRVQLSLNRYRLKNKDNYVSVRGDRDDGEVTTSKKGNPPGSAPHNDVWTVGATYDNYNLAGMKLTALAYYQRYEALFGATNSSSFQDPAIAPLGTLYDQSRAYTDKYGSKIALTKDDLWDDRIKATVGFDTLFDNSKQDLWATGRTYVPEINYTDLSPFLQLEYTPVESVKLSGGVRYEYARLNIDSYQTVWANDRVTVEGGTPSFDQTLYNAGVVWTPVEPLSLFASYSEGFTVPDVGRVLRGIDTPGIKLDDYNGLKPIVTKNSEIGFRVQHAPFDFEASYYQSTSKLGSRVELVNDAFVARREKTEIDGVEVSAGYSPNADHKLTLSWSHMRGRYDSDDNGSLDAKLDGLNIAPDRIIASWSANWNAQLSTFLQANWALSKTFDDAEKDFSGYALVDAAVGYKLPYGQVSLGVSNLLNKQYITYYSQSASVDPDRYFAGRGRTATLGYSLDF; encoded by the coding sequence ATGGCTCTGCTTTTCGCCTCGCCACTTTATGCGCAGGATGCGAAAAACAGTGATGATGAACTGATTGTGACCGCCACCCGCACCGACGGTTCGCGTAATGATTCCCCGCAGGTCATCAAAGTCATCAGCGAAAAAGAGATTGCCCAGCAGCGGCAAATTACCTCCGATACCTCGCAGATCCTCAGCAACCTGCTGCCGTCGTTTTCACCGTCACGGCAGAAAATGTCCGGCAGCGGCGAAACGCTGCGCGGGCGCACACCGCTGGTGATGATTGACGGGATCCCACAATCAAACCCGCTGCGCCCGACCGGGCGCGAAATGCATACCATCGACGCCTCGATGATCGAGCGCATTGAGGTGATCAAAGGGGCGAACGCCAGCAACGGCGTCGGCGCGACGGGCGGGGTGATCAACATCATCACCAAACGCGCGAAACCGGGCACCGTCAACCAGCATGTCAGCGTGGAAACCACCACGCCCACCGCGGAATTTAACCGCGATACGCTTTCCTATAAAACCAACTACAGCATCAACGGCAGCGAAGAGTACATCGATTACCTCTTCGCCCTGAGCTACGAAGATCAGGGGTTGTTCAAAGACGCCAATAACCACGCGATTGGCGTAGATAACACGCAGGGCGATTTGATGGACTCCCGCGCCTGGGATCTGCTGGCGAAAGTGGGTTACTGGCTGGATAACGATCAGCGCGTACAGTTGAGCCTTAACCGTTACCGCCTGAAAAACAAAGATAACTATGTCAGCGTGCGAGGCGATCGCGATGACGGTGAAGTAACCACCTCGAAAAAAGGTAACCCGCCGGGCAGCGCGCCGCATAACGATGTGTGGACGGTAGGAGCCACCTACGATAACTACAATCTGGCAGGCATGAAGCTGACGGCGCTGGCCTATTATCAGCGCTATGAAGCGCTGTTCGGCGCGACCAACTCCTCGTCGTTCCAGGATCCGGCTATTGCTCCCCTCGGCACGTTGTACGATCAGAGCCGTGCGTATACCGATAAGTACGGCAGCAAAATCGCGCTCACCAAAGACGATCTCTGGGATGACCGCATTAAAGCGACGGTGGGTTTCGATACCCTGTTTGATAACTCGAAACAGGATTTATGGGCTACCGGGCGCACCTACGTTCCGGAAATTAACTACACCGATCTGTCTCCGTTCCTGCAACTGGAATACACGCCGGTTGAATCGGTGAAATTAAGCGGCGGTGTTCGCTATGAATATGCCCGGCTGAATATCGACAGTTATCAAACCGTGTGGGCCAACGACCGCGTGACGGTAGAAGGGGGCACGCCATCGTTCGACCAGACGCTGTATAACGCCGGTGTGGTCTGGACACCGGTTGAACCGTTAAGCCTGTTTGCCAGCTACAGCGAAGGGTTTACCGTGCCGGATGTCGGACGCGTGCTGCGCGGCATCGACACGCCGGGCATCAAACTGGATGACTACAACGGTCTGAAACCGATCGTCACCAAAAACAGCGAAATCGGTTTTCGCGTACAACACGCGCCGTTTGATTTCGAAGCCAGTTACTACCAGTCCACCTCGAAGCTCGGCAGCCGCGTTGAGCTGGTCAACGATGCGTTTGTCGCCCGTCGCGAAAAGACCGAGATTGACGGTGTGGAAGTGAGCGCCGGTTACAGCCCGAATGCCGATCACAAATTGACCTTGTCGTGGTCACACATGCGCGGCCGGTATGACAGCGATGACAACGGCAGCCTGGATGCGAAACTCGATGGCTTAAATATCGCCCCGGATCGCATCATCGCCAGCTGGTCGGCAAACTGGAATGCGCAACTGAGCACCTTCCTGCAAGCCAACTGGGCGCTCAGCAAGACATTCGACGATGCGGAAAAAGACTTTTCCGGTTATGCGCTGGTGGATGCGGCGGTCGGCTACAAGCTGCCGTACGGGCAGGTGAGCCTTGGGGTTTCTAACCTGCTGAATAAACAGTACATCACCTACTATTCGCAAAGCGCGTCTGTCGATCCGGATCGCTATTTCGCCGGTCGGGGTCGCACCGCGACGCTGGGCTACAGTCTCGATTTTTGA
- a CDS encoding ABC transporter ATP-binding protein has translation MSQSGLSLRGFGAGYHKRQIIRDLNISHLPRGKVTILLGPNGSGKSTLLRAMAGLNKAEGELLLDGEDLLRQPFAKRAEQVVYLPQSLPAGVHLHVLESIIVAQRASGGLHSAAKQAEVMSLLRQLGIEHLALHYLDQLSGGQKQLVGLAQSLIRQPSLLLLDEPLSALDLNYQFHVMDLVKRETRSRNIVTVVVVHDINIALRHGDHVLILKQGELVANGVPGEVITPESLAQVYGVRGRVEPCSQGMKQVIIDGLTHQAS, from the coding sequence ATGAGCCAGAGCGGCCTGAGCCTGCGCGGTTTTGGCGCGGGGTATCACAAGCGACAGATTATTCGCGATCTCAATATTTCCCATTTGCCGCGCGGCAAAGTGACAATTCTGCTTGGGCCAAACGGCAGCGGCAAATCGACGCTGCTGCGGGCAATGGCCGGGCTGAACAAAGCAGAAGGGGAATTGCTGCTCGATGGCGAAGACCTGCTCCGCCAGCCGTTTGCAAAACGCGCCGAGCAGGTCGTCTATCTGCCGCAATCGCTGCCAGCGGGCGTTCATTTGCATGTTCTGGAGTCGATTATCGTCGCACAACGTGCTTCCGGCGGCTTACACAGCGCGGCAAAGCAGGCCGAAGTGATGTCGCTATTGCGCCAGCTCGGTATCGAGCATCTGGCGCTGCACTACCTCGATCAGCTCTCCGGCGGGCAGAAACAGTTAGTCGGGCTGGCGCAATCGCTGATCCGCCAACCTTCACTGCTGTTGCTCGATGAGCCACTCAGCGCGCTGGATCTCAACTACCAGTTCCACGTGATGGATCTGGTGAAGCGGGAAACGCGCAGCCGCAATATCGTCACCGTGGTGGTGGTGCACGATATCAATATCGCGCTGCGCCACGGCGACCATGTGCTGATCCTGAAGCAAGGCGAGTTAGTGGCGAACGGCGTGCCGGGCGAGGTGATAACGCCGGAAAGTCTGGCGCAGGTCTACGGTGTACGCGGGCGCGTGGAACCCTGCTCGCAAGGGATGAAGCAGGTGATTATTGACGGTTTAACCCATCAGGCAAGCTAG
- a CDS encoding iron ABC transporter permease — MPDSQLLRCGPFSHHYSRRLLPRLLGCTAMTLLVALVALNTGDVAISLAQTLRLLVQPDASAHSFILHQLRLPRVALAMLAGGGLGLAGLILQTLVRNPLASPDTLGVTAGASAGALLWLSFFSLQYGSAPLPYAAMGGAACAVGLIFLLSWRSGLTPLRLILTGVGVSALAGAVVTLVLVFSPLTTTFSAWIWLSGSVYAATWDKVLRLLAVYVWALPVLLFLARYLKTLQLDDALATGLGVRVQPLRVLLLLSCVVLSGGAIAQVGAMAFVGLIAPHLARLVVRNGFFGQAYVTVCSAGSMVVIADLFARTLFRPADLPAGIFVALAGTPFFLWLLIRQRT; from the coding sequence ATGCCGGATAGTCAGCTTTTGCGCTGCGGGCCGTTTTCCCACCACTACTCCCGGCGTTTACTGCCGCGATTACTCGGCTGTACGGCGATGACTTTGCTGGTCGCACTGGTGGCACTGAACACTGGCGATGTGGCGATCTCGCTGGCGCAAACGCTTCGGCTGCTGGTGCAGCCGGATGCCAGCGCGCACAGCTTTATTCTGCACCAGTTGCGTCTGCCGCGCGTGGCGCTGGCGATGCTGGCAGGTGGCGGGCTGGGACTTGCCGGGTTGATCCTGCAAACGCTGGTGCGTAACCCGTTAGCTTCGCCGGATACGCTCGGCGTGACCGCCGGGGCGAGTGCCGGGGCGTTGTTGTGGCTCTCCTTTTTCAGCCTGCAATATGGCAGCGCGCCCTTGCCGTATGCGGCGATGGGCGGCGCGGCCTGCGCCGTCGGGCTGATCTTTCTGCTGTCGTGGCGCAGCGGTTTGACACCCTTGCGGCTGATCCTCACCGGCGTTGGCGTTTCAGCCCTGGCGGGCGCGGTAGTGACGCTGGTGCTGGTCTTCAGCCCGCTGACCACCACCTTTTCCGCCTGGATATGGTTGAGCGGCAGCGTGTATGCCGCTACATGGGACAAAGTGCTGCGCCTGCTGGCGGTGTATGTGTGGGCGTTGCCGGTGCTGCTGTTTCTGGCGCGCTATCTGAAAACCCTGCAACTGGACGACGCGCTGGCCACCGGCCTTGGCGTACGGGTGCAGCCGCTGCGGGTGCTGTTACTGCTAAGTTGTGTGGTGCTCTCCGGCGGGGCGATTGCGCAGGTGGGGGCGATGGCGTTTGTCGGGCTGATTGCGCCGCACCTGGCAAGGCTTGTGGTGCGCAATGGCTTTTTCGGCCAGGCGTATGTCACCGTCTGTAGCGCGGGCAGTATGGTGGTTATCGCTGACCTGTTCGCCAGAACGCTATTCCGGCCTGCTGATTTACCGGCAGGGATTTTTGTGGCGCTGGCCGGTACGCCGTTCTTTTTGTGGCTGCTGATTCGGCAGCGGACGTAA
- a CDS encoding ABC transporter substrate-binding protein codes for MQGKSIFTFVLSALLAVPMLAHATQYPLTVTDFDGRKVTIEHEPQRIILQDGRDIMTMALLDRDNPFKRLVAWNNLAKKQDIATWEMLKTQWPEATRIMDMGFSDKGNVDLESVLAKQPDLMIAQLRAKPALADSGVLAKLTALHIPVLFVDYEVNPAKDTAPSIDLLGKVINRESNAAAYTAYYRQQLAAIEQKTAAINPKPKVFVEALAGNADSCCFTHGHSGWGGLVEAVGAKNLGSELLPGATGFISLEKLISANPDVYIMTGSKRGNSQVLPLGLNVSQDEVNKQAQVLLQRTGVAQIPAVSAKRVYGVYHHFYNHPYNIVGMEYLAKDIYPQAFADLNPDATYHHIIKNFTKLPDNNFVYSWQQGK; via the coding sequence ATGCAAGGGAAATCAATCTTTACGTTCGTGCTCTCCGCTTTACTCGCTGTTCCCATGCTGGCGCACGCCACGCAATATCCGCTCACCGTAACCGATTTCGATGGCCGCAAAGTGACCATTGAACACGAACCGCAACGCATTATTTTGCAGGACGGGCGCGACATCATGACGATGGCGCTGCTGGATCGCGACAATCCGTTTAAACGGCTGGTGGCATGGAACAATCTGGCGAAAAAACAGGACATTGCCACCTGGGAAATGTTGAAAACCCAGTGGCCGGAAGCGACCCGCATTATGGACATGGGCTTTAGCGATAAAGGCAATGTTGATCTGGAAAGCGTGCTGGCGAAACAGCCAGATCTGATGATTGCGCAGTTGCGCGCGAAACCGGCGCTGGCCGATAGCGGCGTGCTGGCTAAACTGACCGCGCTGCACATTCCGGTACTGTTTGTTGATTACGAAGTGAACCCGGCAAAAGACACTGCGCCGAGTATCGATCTGCTGGGTAAAGTGATTAACCGCGAAAGCAACGCGGCGGCGTACACCGCCTATTATCGCCAGCAATTAGCAGCGATTGAGCAGAAAACCGCCGCCATCAACCCGAAACCGAAGGTATTCGTCGAAGCGCTGGCCGGTAACGCGGATAGCTGCTGCTTTACCCACGGGCACAGCGGTTGGGGCGGGCTGGTTGAAGCGGTCGGCGCGAAGAACCTTGGCTCTGAGCTGCTACCGGGCGCAACCGGGTTTATCTCGCTTGAAAAACTCATCAGCGCCAACCCGGATGTCTATATCATGACCGGCTCTAAACGGGGCAACAGCCAGGTGCTGCCGCTCGGGCTGAACGTCTCACAAGATGAGGTCAATAAACAGGCGCAGGTGCTGCTGCAACGCACCGGTGTCGCGCAGATCCCGGCGGTCAGCGCAAAACGTGTGTATGGCGTTTACCACCACTTCTACAATCATCCGTACAACATTGTCGGTATGGAATATCTGGCGAAAGATATCTATCCGCAGGCGTTTGCGGATTTGAACCCGGATGCGACCTACCATCACATCATCAAAAACTTCACCAAACTGCCGGATAACAACTTCGTCTATAGCTGGCAGCAGGGCAAATGA
- a CDS encoding sorbosone dehydrogenase family protein yields MNMPNRLLTVAALTALLTACDQGANIDPMKQIGSEPELPKAQNFLLPPMQVPEGVAWKAGETPTVPQGLKIEKIADGLLHPRQLYVLPNDDILVAEANAPAKPTTRPKQLIMGLVQKASGKGGPGGNRITLLRNAGGTWQKHTFIENLYSPFGMQLIGNTLWVANADSLVKFPYQQGETTLSVPGETVTELPGGPINHHWTKSLLASPDGSKLYVGVGSNSNITENGIGAEYRRAAVLEVDAATGASRIYASGLRNPTVLQWEPESGALWAIVNERDEIGSDLVPDYMTSVKEKGFYGWPYSYFGQHVDERVKPPRPDLVAQAIKPDYALSSHVAPLGFLFYTGDNMPQYRGGAFISEHGSWNRKPLNGYQVVWVKFANGKPVGQPQPVVTGFLTDDQKQVRGLPVGLAMDKQGGVLIADDAGNAIWRISAR; encoded by the coding sequence ATGAATATGCCTAATCGCTTACTGACCGTTGCCGCGCTCACCGCCCTGCTCACCGCCTGCGATCAGGGGGCAAACATAGACCCGATGAAACAAATTGGCTCAGAGCCAGAGTTGCCAAAAGCACAGAATTTCCTGTTGCCGCCTATGCAGGTGCCGGAGGGCGTGGCGTGGAAAGCGGGAGAAACGCCAACAGTCCCGCAGGGGTTAAAAATCGAAAAAATAGCGGATGGCCTGCTGCACCCACGCCAGCTGTACGTTTTGCCGAATGATGACATTCTGGTCGCCGAAGCCAATGCCCCGGCAAAACCGACCACGCGCCCAAAACAGCTGATTATGGGTCTGGTGCAAAAAGCCTCCGGCAAAGGCGGCCCCGGCGGTAACCGCATCACGTTGTTGCGTAACGCTGGAGGCACATGGCAAAAGCACACGTTTATTGAAAACCTGTACTCGCCGTTTGGCATGCAGTTGATTGGAAATACCTTGTGGGTCGCCAATGCCGACAGTCTGGTGAAATTCCCGTATCAACAAGGAGAAACCACCCTCAGCGTGCCGGGAGAAACCGTCACCGAACTGCCCGGCGGACCGATTAACCACCACTGGACAAAATCCCTGCTCGCCAGCCCCGACGGCAGCAAACTCTATGTAGGCGTGGGTTCCAACAGCAATATCACCGAAAACGGTATCGGCGCGGAATATCGCCGCGCGGCGGTGCTGGAAGTGGATGCCGCCACCGGCGCGAGCCGGATCTATGCCAGCGGGCTGCGCAACCCGACCGTGCTGCAATGGGAGCCAGAAAGCGGTGCGTTATGGGCGATCGTCAACGAACGCGACGAAATTGGCTCCGATCTGGTGCCGGACTACATGACATCGGTAAAAGAGAAGGGTTTCTACGGCTGGCCATATAGCTACTTTGGGCAGCACGTGGATGAGCGCGTCAAACCACCGCGCCCGGACTTAGTGGCGCAGGCCATCAAACCGGATTACGCGCTTAGCTCGCATGTCGCACCGCTCGGGTTCTTGTTCTATACCGGCGACAATATGCCGCAATATCGCGGCGGCGCGTTTATCAGCGAGCACGGAAGCTGGAACCGGAAGCCGCTCAATGGCTACCAGGTGGTGTGGGTGAAATTTGCCAACGGCAAACCGGTTGGACAACCGCAGCCGGTGGTGACCGGTTTTCTTACCGATGATCAGAAACAGGTGCGCGGGCTACCGGTCGGGCTGGCGATGGATAAACAAGGCGGCGTGCTGATTGCCGACGATGCCGGTAACGCCATCTGGCGAATCAGCGCGCGCTAA
- a CDS encoding tetratricopeptide repeat protein, with protein sequence MDSRLQAAIALRKQGQHDKSRQALQALAEEPALRAQALLNIAWSYDNEGKERDAEPHYLAALAAGLSGEDKFEAQFGLASTWRCLGKYAQAKSLFEEIMASWPQATEVRPFYALCLHNLGEHDNAIAVLLASIIEHPDARTEPYKAVLQHYAQHPHQRW encoded by the coding sequence ATGGATAGCAGATTGCAGGCAGCGATTGCGCTGCGCAAACAGGGTCAACACGATAAAAGCCGTCAGGCGCTGCAAGCGCTGGCAGAAGAGCCCGCGCTACGTGCGCAGGCGTTGCTCAATATCGCCTGGTCGTATGATAACGAAGGCAAAGAGCGCGACGCCGAGCCTCATTACCTGGCGGCGCTTGCGGCCGGATTAAGCGGTGAAGATAAGTTCGAAGCGCAGTTTGGGCTGGCGTCAACGTGGCGCTGCCTGGGCAAATACGCACAGGCGAAAAGCTTGTTTGAAGAGATCATGGCAAGCTGGCCGCAGGCCACCGAAGTGCGGCCATTTTATGCTTTGTGTCTGCACAATCTTGGCGAACACGACAACGCCATTGCCGTGCTGCTGGCGTCGATTATTGAGCATCCCGACGCCCGCACCGAACCCTATAAAGCCGTGCTGCAGCATTACGCGCAGCATCCGCATCAACGCTGGTGA
- a CDS encoding DUF2231 domain-containing protein — MQTLSGPSRATLALYELFNPLPTGFFVAAWIFDILYLKTFQIMWTDAASWLIAIGLLIAILPRLINLVQVWVTQRHSVTNAEKIHFWLWMLAIVLAIFNAFVHSRDAYAVVPLGVILSTAVVILLLIAHLQLALRMRVQ; from the coding sequence ATGCAAACACTCTCCGGGCCATCGCGCGCGACGCTTGCGCTTTACGAACTCTTTAATCCGCTGCCTACCGGCTTTTTTGTGGCGGCGTGGATCTTCGATATTCTGTATCTCAAAACCTTTCAAATTATGTGGACCGACGCGGCAAGCTGGCTTATCGCCATCGGTTTGTTGATTGCCATCCTTCCCCGGCTCATCAACCTTGTGCAGGTTTGGGTAACGCAGCGCCATAGCGTTACAAACGCGGAAAAAATCCATTTCTGGCTCTGGATGCTGGCGATTGTGCTGGCGATTTTTAACGCCTTTGTGCACAGCCGGGATGCTTACGCGGTGGTGCCGCTTGGCGTGATCCTCTCAACGGCGGTAGTGATTTTGCTGCTGATTGCCCATCTTCAACTCGCCCTGCGCATGCGTGTCCAGTAA
- a CDS encoding iron ABC transporter permease — translation MMLNYRVILRRRVSLLALLMVFIAASMLLDFTLGPSGLPLDTLWQTLVDPASADAGTRVIVWDIRMPYALMAIIVGLTLGLAGAEMQTILNNPLASPFTLGVSSAAAFGAALAIVLGIGIPGVPGQWFISANAFLFALLAALLLDGITRWTQVATSGVVLFGIALVFTFNALVSMLQFIANEDTLQGLVFWTMGSIARASWEKLGILLLALAVIMPLSMLSSWKLTSLRLGEDRAISFGINVRRLRLATLLRISILSALSVAFVGPIGFIGLVAPHIARMLFGEDHRFYLPGSALIGALVLSLASIVSKNLIDGVIIPVGIVTSLVGVPFFITIIVRHRGSV, via the coding sequence CTGATGCTCAATTACCGCGTGATCCTTCGCCGCCGCGTCAGTTTGCTGGCGCTGCTGATGGTGTTCATTGCCGCCTCAATGCTGCTGGATTTCACCCTCGGCCCCTCTGGTTTGCCGCTGGATACGCTGTGGCAAACGCTGGTTGACCCGGCGAGCGCCGATGCCGGAACGCGGGTGATTGTCTGGGATATCCGCATGCCGTACGCGCTGATGGCGATCATTGTTGGGTTGACGCTGGGGCTGGCGGGCGCGGAGATGCAAACCATCCTGAATAACCCGTTAGCCAGCCCATTTACGCTGGGTGTGTCGTCGGCGGCGGCGTTTGGCGCGGCGCTGGCGATTGTACTTGGTATCGGTATTCCCGGCGTTCCGGGGCAGTGGTTTATCTCGGCGAACGCGTTTCTTTTTGCGCTGCTGGCGGCGCTGTTGCTGGACGGTATTACCCGCTGGACGCAGGTGGCGACCTCCGGCGTGGTGCTGTTCGGTATCGCGCTGGTGTTTACCTTCAACGCGCTGGTGTCGATGCTGCAATTTATCGCCAACGAAGACACGCTGCAGGGGCTGGTGTTCTGGACCATGGGCAGCATTGCCCGCGCGTCGTGGGAGAAACTTGGCATTTTGCTACTGGCGCTGGCGGTGATCATGCCGCTGTCGATGCTCAGTTCATGGAAACTGACCTCGCTGCGCCTCGGCGAAGATCGGGCGATAAGTTTTGGCATTAACGTGCGTCGTCTGCGGCTGGCAACGCTTTTGCGCATCAGTATCTTGTCGGCGCTGTCGGTAGCGTTTGTCGGCCCGATTGGTTTTATCGGCCTGGTCGCTCCGCATATCGCCCGCATGTTGTTTGGCGAGGATCACCGTTTTTATCTGCCGGGTAGCGCGTTGATTGGCGCGCTGGTGTTATCGCTGGCTTCTATCGTTTCCAAAAACCTGATCGATGGGGTGATTATTCCGGTGGGCATTGTCACCTCGCTGGTTGGCGTGCCGTTCTTTATCACCATCATTGTGCGCCACCGGGGGAGTGTATGA